One genomic region from Flexibacter flexilis DSM 6793 encodes:
- a CDS encoding efflux RND transporter permease subunit has translation MNIIQASLKYKHVTLSVLLLLFAIGVNSLLNMPRREDPKITIRQGLVVAFFPGANSAQVEDQVTKKLEQYLFQYEEVNKVKTYSTTKDGVVVINVELTEKVKQPDIFWSKLRHQLLITKALDLPDGVRGPIVNSDFGDTEAMVVSIESNKASYEELKTYTQKLEDYLRTIPEASKIKRIGEQKEQIIVSSSSEKLAQYGVNLQQVIRLLQSQNNIKATGDLKTETSKTPLYTNGYYNTEQDLGNQVVGASQNGAVVRLEDVATLSREYAEPTNSITVNGNKSMLLSIQMHEGNNIVKFGKTVEAKIEEAKKVMPSEIKITTIVNQPHLVDENITHFIREFLLAIASVIVVVILLLPLRIASVAATAIPMTVAVTFAILHALGIELHQVSLAGLILALGMVVDDAIVIADNYVELLDQGIDRWTAAWRSANDLVIPVLAATVTIIASFMPMVLISGSVGEFIVSLPLAVAIALASSFVVAMLLTPMLCYMFIKKGLHDHSASAEDLAKKRKSLLDYMQDGYNAMLDWCVEHPRITIAGSILPIFLTGLVFSKGVRQLFFPTAERNQFVIELWMPTGSKLEKTNQAILKAESLIKSDKRVVTFATFAGTAAPRFYYNFAPEFPTTNYAQILVNTTTDKTAEELAEELRGKVGSAIPEGTTYIKLMQQGSPLKAPVEVRVIGEDIRQLQEISGKITEILKNAKGSSFVRNDFGEDYYGIGINLKEEANRLGFTTSSVAQSVYAGFSGATISTIYEGNNDIGIVLRLDKNDRQTSDDLANLYLKSPVTGADVPLRQVAELVPEWHTGKIMHRNGVRTLTVQSEVAKGTLPAELLKSVKPEIAKIALPSGYRLEYGGEEYNKKDTIGQLVTALLVSLVLIFFILLFQFKNLKESAIVMFTIPLSLFGAISGLAITGNNFSFTAFIGLISLSGIVVRNAIILVDHTNELIRHGMDIKTAAVESGKRRLRPIFLTAMAAAIGVLPMIISKSPMWAPLASVLAFGVVWSMVMALISVPVLYIGWINTKDKADILENSQNHISHEA, from the coding sequence ATGAATATAATACAAGCATCATTAAAGTATAAGCACGTTACACTTTCTGTACTGTTGCTGCTCTTTGCGATTGGTGTCAATTCGCTGCTGAATATGCCACGCCGCGAAGACCCAAAAATTACGATTCGGCAAGGTTTGGTGGTGGCCTTTTTTCCTGGTGCCAACTCGGCGCAGGTAGAAGACCAAGTAACCAAAAAATTAGAGCAATATCTTTTTCAATACGAAGAAGTAAACAAAGTAAAAACCTATTCCACGACCAAAGACGGCGTGGTTGTCATCAACGTAGAGCTTACCGAAAAAGTAAAACAACCTGATATTTTTTGGAGCAAATTGCGCCATCAGTTGCTCATTACCAAAGCATTAGATTTGCCAGACGGCGTGCGCGGCCCTATCGTAAACTCCGATTTTGGCGACACGGAAGCCATGGTCGTTTCCATCGAAAGCAACAAGGCATCGTATGAGGAACTAAAAACCTACACGCAAAAACTCGAAGATTATTTGCGCACCATTCCCGAAGCCTCCAAAATCAAACGCATTGGCGAGCAAAAAGAACAAATTATTGTTTCGTCCAGCTCCGAGAAATTGGCGCAATACGGCGTGAATTTGCAACAGGTAATCAGGTTGTTACAGTCTCAAAATAACATTAAGGCGACGGGCGACCTCAAGACCGAAACCAGCAAAACGCCACTTTATACCAACGGTTATTACAACACCGAACAGGATTTGGGCAATCAAGTGGTGGGAGCTTCGCAAAATGGTGCGGTGGTGCGCCTCGAAGATGTGGCCACGCTGAGCCGCGAATACGCCGAGCCTACCAACTCGATTACGGTAAACGGCAACAAATCCATGTTGCTTTCTATCCAAATGCACGAGGGAAACAACATCGTGAAGTTTGGCAAAACCGTAGAAGCCAAAATCGAAGAAGCCAAAAAAGTAATGCCTTCCGAGATTAAAATTACGACCATCGTAAACCAGCCGCATTTGGTGGACGAAAACATTACGCACTTTATCCGTGAGTTTTTGCTGGCCATTGCCTCCGTTATTGTGGTGGTTATCTTGCTTTTGCCTTTGCGCATTGCCTCGGTGGCCGCTACGGCTATCCCGATGACGGTGGCCGTTACCTTCGCGATTTTGCACGCGTTGGGTATTGAGTTGCACCAAGTGTCTTTGGCGGGTTTGATTCTGGCGTTGGGCATGGTGGTGGACGATGCCATCGTTATCGCCGATAATTATGTGGAACTTTTAGACCAAGGCATTGACCGCTGGACGGCGGCTTGGCGCAGTGCCAACGACTTGGTAATACCCGTTTTGGCCGCTACGGTAACGATTATCGCCTCGTTTATGCCAATGGTTTTGATTAGCGGTTCGGTTGGCGAATTTATTGTGAGCTTGCCGCTGGCAGTGGCCATTGCCTTAGCCTCGTCGTTTGTGGTGGCAATGCTGCTTACGCCAATGCTTTGTTATATGTTTATCAAAAAAGGTTTGCACGACCACAGTGCCAGTGCCGAAGACTTGGCCAAAAAGCGCAAATCGTTGTTGGACTATATGCAAGACGGCTACAACGCCATGTTGGATTGGTGCGTAGAACATCCGCGTATCACGATTGCGGGCAGTATTTTGCCGATTTTCCTCACGGGTTTGGTATTTTCCAAAGGTGTACGTCAGTTGTTTTTCCCGACAGCCGAACGCAACCAATTTGTGATAGAACTCTGGATGCCAACGGGTTCTAAGTTAGAAAAAACGAATCAGGCCATTTTGAAAGCAGAATCTTTGATTAAAAGCGATAAACGCGTTGTTACTTTCGCCACGTTTGCGGGAACGGCTGCGCCACGTTTTTACTACAATTTTGCCCCAGAATTTCCGACGACCAATTACGCACAAATTTTGGTAAACACGACCACCGACAAAACCGCCGAAGAATTGGCCGAAGAGCTGCGCGGCAAAGTGGGTTCGGCTATTCCTGAAGGCACGACGTATATTAAACTCATGCAACAAGGTTCGCCGCTCAAAGCTCCCGTAGAAGTGCGCGTAATCGGTGAAGACATTAGGCAATTGCAAGAAATTTCGGGAAAAATCACCGAGATTTTGAAAAATGCCAAAGGCAGTAGCTTTGTGCGTAATGATTTTGGAGAAGATTATTATGGCATAGGCATTAACCTAAAAGAAGAAGCTAACCGCTTGGGATTCACGACCAGCAGCGTGGCGCAAAGCGTGTACGCGGGTTTTAGTGGCGCGACTATTTCCACGATTTACGAAGGAAACAATGACATCGGGATTGTATTGCGTTTGGACAAAAACGATCGCCAAACCTCCGACGATTTGGCCAATTTGTATCTCAAATCGCCTGTAACGGGTGCAGATGTTCCGCTTCGCCAAGTGGCCGAACTCGTTCCAGAATGGCATACGGGCAAAATCATGCACCGCAACGGCGTGCGTACCCTGACGGTGCAAAGCGAAGTGGCTAAAGGCACGCTGCCCGCCGAATTGCTGAAAAGCGTAAAACCTGAGATAGCAAAAATCGCGTTGCCGAGCGGCTACCGCCTCGAATATGGCGGCGAAGAATACAACAAAAAAGATACGATTGGACAACTCGTAACGGCTTTGTTGGTGAGTTTGGTGCTGATTTTCTTCATTTTGCTTTTCCAATTCAAAAACTTGAAAGAATCGGCTATCGTGATGTTTACCATTCCGTTGAGTTTGTTTGGAGCGATTAGCGGTCTGGCCATTACGGGCAACAACTTTAGTTTCACGGCATTTATTGGGTTAATTTCTTTGTCGGGAATCGTGGTGCGCAACGCCATTATTTTGGTGGACCACACCAACGAACTGATACGCCACGGCATGGACATCAAGACGGCGGCGGTAGAGTCGGGCAAACGCCGATTGCGCCCTATCTTCCTGACGGCGATGGCCGCAGCGATTGGCGTGTTACCGATGATTATTTCCAAATCGCCGATGTGGGCACCGTTGGCCAGTGTGTTGGCGTTCGGGGTGGTATGGAGCATGGTGATGGCACTTATCAGCGTACCAGTATTGTATATTGGTTGGATAAATACAAAAGATAAAGCAGATATATTGGAAAACAGTCAAAACCACATTAGCCATGAAGCATAA
- a CDS encoding efflux RND transporter periplasmic adaptor subunit produces the protein MKRPTIYLFVIAGILYLGSCKSKNETSSPENAPQTVVVTTEKVASSETKNEISVSGNIDGNTTVRLGFMVAGKINRISFKEGQTVAANALVASLDPTNYGIAKKLSDVQVNSTSEEFGRLKILHDAKSLNESDFSKITYALEQAKLQQQLQNKNLSDTKLYSPISGILLKKMAEVGEIVGVGSPLFVISDIKKVKVLAYIPESEIQFVKLGQIATVFVPAIEKTLEGKVIEVGSSADAASRTFTVKIEVNNPDLLLRPGMIAEAKIPTNHNVSKILLPTETICHDLNNQPYVFVADKASNKAFKRNVSIGKLIQNKIEITQGINAGDLVITAGQNKLTDGSIISIK, from the coding sequence ATGAAGCGTCCTACAATTTATTTATTTGTCATTGCAGGCATACTATATTTGGGCAGTTGTAAGTCAAAAAACGAAACTTCAAGCCCTGAAAATGCACCCCAAACCGTTGTGGTAACTACCGAAAAAGTAGCCAGCAGCGAGACGAAAAACGAAATTTCGGTCAGTGGTAATATTGACGGAAACACAACCGTGCGTTTGGGCTTTATGGTGGCAGGCAAAATCAACCGCATTTCATTCAAAGAAGGCCAAACGGTAGCGGCTAATGCACTGGTGGCCAGCCTCGACCCAACCAACTACGGCATTGCCAAGAAACTATCTGATGTTCAGGTAAATTCTACGTCTGAAGAGTTCGGAAGGCTCAAAATTTTGCACGATGCCAAGAGCCTCAACGAAAGCGATTTTTCTAAAATTACCTACGCTTTGGAGCAAGCCAAATTGCAACAACAATTGCAAAATAAAAACCTTAGCGACACGAAATTATACTCACCAATTAGCGGAATTTTGCTTAAAAAAATGGCTGAAGTGGGCGAAATTGTGGGTGTAGGCTCACCGCTTTTTGTGATTTCGGATATTAAAAAAGTAAAAGTATTGGCTTACATTCCTGAAAGTGAAATTCAATTCGTGAAATTAGGCCAAATAGCTACCGTTTTTGTTCCAGCTATCGAAAAAACTTTGGAAGGAAAAGTAATAGAAGTTGGTTCTTCGGCAGATGCGGCATCGCGCACATTTACTGTCAAAATTGAAGTTAATAATCCTGATTTGTTGCTGCGCCCTGGCATGATTGCCGAAGCCAAAATCCCGACTAATCATAACGTTTCTAAAATATTATTGCCAACCGAAACAATTTGCCACGATTTGAATAATCAACCTTATGTTTTTGTAGCCGACAAAGCCAGCAATAAAGCCTTTAAGCGCAACGTAAGTATTGGTAAACTTATTCAAAATAAAATCGAAATTACACAAGGCATCAACGCGGGCGATTTGGTGATTACGGCAGGACAAAATAAACTGACCGACGGTTCTATTATTTCTATTAAATAA
- a CDS encoding ferredoxin reductase domain-containing protein gives MEHGRHLIFIADEVGIATIFPSLKSKIAEKYYKHISLLYYSEVGQYLFQKEIEILKSHYPTKFFGEMMRYDLLGDWNAEKEEIEAIINANTMPNLAFVVCGKTEFQNQIQHILQFLGITHISTQDLSFS, from the coding sequence ATGGAACACGGTCGTCATCTCATTTTCATTGCCGACGAAGTAGGAATTGCTACTATTTTTCCGTCCTTAAAGTCTAAAATAGCCGAAAAATATTATAAGCACATTTCGCTACTGTATTATTCAGAAGTTGGGCAATATCTCTTCCAAAAAGAAATAGAAATTCTCAAATCGCATTACCCCACTAAGTTTTTTGGGGAAATGATGCGCTATGATTTGTTGGGCGATTGGAACGCCGAAAAAGAAGAAATAGAAGCCATCATTAATGCTAATACTATGCCAAATTTGGCCTTTGTGGTGTGCGGAAAAACAGAATTTCAGAATCAAATACAACATATTTTACAGTTCTTAGGAATCACCCATATTTCAACACAAGATTTATCTTTTTCATAA
- a CDS encoding Crp/Fnr family transcriptional regulator yields MELLSFICTKVSLSPEDKQIIDAAFRRETHPKGTILSHPYHSNQKVLFIEKGLVRTFYNHNDKDITHFFFDENSIATTLDSIFYNKQDQYGMQTLEDTTVRTIRYQDFSRILDEIKPMKEFAFLTSIDVIKAFSDRIYSLQFHTAQQRYDALLASNPSLILRVPLGHIASYLGITQQTLSVIRGKK; encoded by the coding sequence ATGGAATTGCTGTCTTTCATCTGTACCAAAGTTTCGCTCAGCCCCGAAGACAAACAAATTATTGATGCCGCTTTTCGGCGCGAAACCCACCCCAAAGGCACGATTTTGTCGCATCCTTACCATTCCAACCAAAAAGTTTTGTTTATCGAAAAAGGGCTGGTTCGCACTTTTTACAACCACAACGACAAAGACATTACGCATTTTTTCTTTGACGAAAACTCAATTGCCACCACACTGGACAGCATTTTTTACAACAAACAAGACCAGTACGGAATGCAAACGCTCGAAGATACGACCGTCCGAACTATTCGTTATCAGGACTTTAGCCGCATACTCGACGAAATAAAACCCATGAAAGAGTTTGCCTTCCTCACGTCCATAGACGTAATCAAGGCGTTTTCCGACCGCATTTACTCGTTGCAGTTCCACACTGCCCAGCAGCGTTACGACGCGCTATTGGCCAGCAATCCGAGCCTTATTTTGCGCGTGCCGCTCGGACACATCGCCTCGTATTTGGGCATTACGCAACAAACCCTAAGCGTGATTCGGGGCAAAAAATAA
- the glyA gene encoding serine hydroxymethyltransferase encodes MATTLTSLHDVQIFNLIDKERQRQEHGIELIASENFTSEQVMRAAGSVLTNKYAEGLPAKRYYGGCEVVDEIEQLAIDRLKELFGATWANVQPHSGAQANAAVMLAVLNPGDKILGFDLSHGGHLTHGSPVNFSGKLYQPSFYGVEPETGLIDWNKVEAKAQAEKPKLIICGASAYSRDWDYARLRQIADSVGALLLADISHPAGLIAKGLLNDPIQHCHIVTSTTHKTLRGPRGGVIMMGKDFENPFGHKTPKGELKPMSALLDGGVFPGTQGGPLEHIIAAKAVAFHEALSDDYLAYVQQVKANASVMAKAFLDKGYQIISGGTDNHLMLIDLRSKGLTGKLAENTLIKADITINKNMVPFDDKSPFVTSGMRVGTAAITTRGMKENDMLQVVDFIDEVLMNHDNDTKLAAVRGAVNSFMTKFPLY; translated from the coding sequence ATGGCAACTACGCTTACTTCCCTGCACGACGTGCAGATTTTCAATCTGATAGACAAAGAAAGGCAACGCCAAGAACATGGCATTGAGCTGATTGCTTCCGAAAACTTCACTTCTGAGCAAGTGATGCGTGCGGCGGGCAGTGTGCTTACCAACAAATATGCTGAAGGTTTGCCAGCCAAACGTTATTATGGTGGTTGTGAGGTAGTGGACGAAATCGAGCAATTGGCCATCGACCGCCTAAAAGAATTGTTTGGCGCAACGTGGGCAAACGTACAGCCGCACTCTGGCGCACAAGCCAACGCCGCTGTAATGCTTGCAGTACTGAACCCTGGCGACAAAATTTTGGGTTTTGACCTTTCGCACGGCGGACACCTTACGCACGGTTCGCCTGTCAATTTTTCGGGGAAACTCTACCAACCTTCGTTCTATGGCGTAGAACCTGAAACAGGCCTTATTGACTGGAACAAAGTAGAAGCAAAAGCACAAGCCGAAAAACCAAAATTGATTATTTGCGGTGCCTCGGCCTACTCCCGCGACTGGGATTATGCGCGTTTGCGTCAGATTGCCGACTCGGTTGGTGCATTGTTGTTGGCGGATATTTCGCACCCTGCGGGACTTATCGCCAAAGGCCTACTCAACGACCCTATCCAACATTGCCACATCGTAACTTCTACCACCCACAAAACGCTACGCGGCCCTCGCGGTGGTGTGATTATGATGGGTAAAGATTTTGAAAATCCGTTTGGCCACAAAACACCAAAAGGCGAGCTAAAACCAATGTCGGCATTGCTCGACGGTGGCGTGTTCCCTGGCACACAAGGCGGCCCGTTGGAGCACATTATCGCAGCCAAAGCAGTTGCCTTCCACGAAGCCCTTTCCGACGATTATTTGGCTTACGTGCAACAAGTAAAAGCCAACGCCTCAGTAATGGCCAAAGCGTTTTTGGACAAAGGCTATCAAATTATTTCGGGTGGAACAGATAACCACTTGATGTTGATTGACTTGCGCAGCAAAGGACTTACAGGCAAATTGGCGGAAAATACGCTTATCAAAGCAGACATCACTATCAACAAAAACATGGTGCCATTCGACGACAAATCGCCATTCGTTACCTCTGGTATGCGTGTGGGTACGGCGGCTATCACCACGCGCGGCATGAAAGAAAACGATATGTTGCAAGTAGTGGACTTTATCGACGAGGTACTCATGAACCACGACAACGATACCAAACTTGCGGCGGTTCGTGGCGCGGTGAATAGCTTCATGACCAAATTCCCGTTGTATTAA
- a CDS encoding RloB family protein, whose translation MRKPKNIVSKSIPSFAVVVDGDTEVWYLNMLKRNERNIRVSIKPEIPNGKSIRQQYDLVRELSGKEFTKVFWIVDLDTIIKEENEAQKGRKSPIKIFQEYRNKLVKDFKNVVVIVNNPCLEFWFLLHFEATSKYFEKCAGAETQLKKHLTAYEKKERFFTKQDDDIYLKLQPHLQTAIKNAIALGNFSNDAPQRAMCEMELFFLSEELRLYFQQ comes from the coding sequence ATGAGAAAGCCAAAAAATATTGTAAGTAAATCAATCCCTTCTTTTGCTGTTGTGGTGGACGGAGACACAGAGGTTTGGTATCTGAATATGTTAAAACGAAATGAAAGAAATATTCGCGTTAGTATAAAACCTGAAATCCCTAATGGCAAAAGTATAAGGCAACAATATGATTTAGTTCGAGAGCTATCAGGCAAAGAATTTACGAAAGTTTTTTGGATAGTTGACCTTGATACTATTATTAAAGAAGAAAATGAAGCTCAAAAAGGGAGAAAATCTCCAATCAAAATATTTCAGGAATATAGAAATAAACTTGTAAAGGATTTTAAAAATGTTGTGGTAATTGTCAATAATCCGTGTCTTGAATTTTGGTTTTTACTTCACTTTGAGGCAACTTCCAAGTATTTTGAAAAATGTGCTGGTGCGGAAACGCAATTAAAAAAACATTTGACAGCCTATGAAAAGAAGGAGAGATTTTTTACCAAACAAGATGATGATATTTACCTGAAATTACAACCACACTTACAAACCGCTATCAAAAACGCCATTGCTCTTGGCAATTTCAGCAATGATGCTCCGCAAAGAGCAATGTGCGAGATGGAATTATTTTTTCTATCAGAAGAACTAAGGCTATATTTTCAGCAATAA
- a CDS encoding AAA family ATPase, with amino-acid sequence MIVNFSVQNFGSIKDKQILSFEADKSAHLENAYIVNINGQRILKLALIYGANASGKTTILNALEFLGGMVLNPESKKTSELQFRPFLFDTDTPNQNSIISIEFFHKNIKYFYEIVFNKIAIVREELYFYNPNKASVYKRKTNLENQFTEIGFGSKFSKNKTFGKTLEANTLWNNTVLGGYLKTNINFHELQEVIDWFKNYLRPLINTKTELKEFITSQIHNNEISKNDVVNILKKADFNISDIIIKEEEKEIPDGFIEFLKRQVKTPNDDINELEKKGKITAVNVEFEHTVNNTSYSLPFEEESQGTKRYYGFSGLLALLIKQSTVFPIDELESSLHPDLYLHFLLSFLLNAKTSQIIATTHNREILDNKDIFRNDAIWFTDKGENGATELYSLADFDSSVIRDTTNILNAYKSGKLSGTPNLGDTFIDLNL; translated from the coding sequence ATGATTGTTAATTTTAGTGTTCAGAATTTTGGCTCAATTAAAGATAAGCAAATTCTTTCGTTTGAAGCGGACAAGTCCGCTCATCTTGAAAACGCTTACATTGTAAATATTAACGGGCAACGAATTTTAAAACTTGCCTTAATTTATGGTGCAAACGCTTCGGGAAAAACCACTATTCTTAATGCGCTTGAGTTTTTAGGTGGTATGGTGCTTAATCCTGAAAGCAAAAAGACAAGCGAATTACAATTTCGTCCATTTCTTTTTGATACAGATACTCCTAATCAAAATTCTATTATTTCAATTGAATTTTTTCATAAAAATATTAAATACTTTTATGAAATAGTATTTAATAAAATAGCAATAGTAAGAGAGGAATTGTATTTTTATAATCCTAATAAAGCAAGTGTTTATAAAAGAAAAACAAACCTCGAAAATCAATTTACAGAAATTGGTTTTGGGAGTAAATTTTCAAAAAATAAGACTTTTGGAAAAACACTGGAAGCAAATACTTTATGGAATAATACGGTACTTGGTGGTTATTTAAAGACTAACATTAATTTCCATGAATTACAAGAAGTTATTGATTGGTTTAAAAATTATCTGCGCCCATTAATTAATACAAAAACAGAACTAAAGGAGTTTATAACATCACAAATACATAATAATGAGATTTCAAAAAATGACGTAGTAAATATCTTAAAAAAAGCAGATTTTAATATCTCTGATATTATTATTAAAGAAGAAGAAAAAGAAATTCCTGATGGGTTTATTGAATTTCTAAAAAGACAGGTAAAAACGCCCAATGATGACATAAATGAATTAGAGAAAAAAGGTAAAATAACGGCTGTAAATGTTGAGTTTGAACATACTGTAAATAATACGTCCTACTCTTTGCCTTTTGAGGAAGAATCGCAAGGAACAAAGCGTTATTATGGGTTTTCGGGATTATTGGCATTATTAATCAAGCAATCAACAGTATTTCCAATCGATGAGTTAGAGTCTTCTTTGCATCCAGATTTGTATTTACATTTTCTTCTTTCTTTTCTTTTAAATGCTAAAACATCGCAAATCATAGCAACTACCCATAACCGTGAGATTTTAGATAATAAAGATATATTTAGGAATGATGCAATATGGTTCACTGACAAAGGAGAAAATGGTGCTACTGAGCTTTATTCATTAGCTGATTTTGATAGTTCTGTTATACGTGATACTACCAATATTTTAAATGCTTATAAAAGCGGGAAATTAAGCGGAACTCCTAATTTGGGCGATACTTTTATTGATTTAAACTTATGA
- a CDS encoding M16 family metallopeptidase, whose product MKDYEIYTFPNGIRLIHKQVAHTKIAHCGFVLDIGSRDESLHQQGIAHFWEHMAFKGTSKRKAFHIINRLESVGGELNAYTTKEKICFYASFLDTHYTKAAELLTDITFNSVFPAKEIEKERGVILEEMSMYYDAPDDAIQDEFDTLIFGSHPLGCNILGTTESVKGFQRTDFQQFIQENLNTDRVVFASVGNFTLEQVRRKIERFVTEIPRYTAQKPKLAFGQYKPDQWERTRAITQAHCMIGGTAFPINDPRRLPLFMLINILGGPGMNSRLNLALREKYGFVYSIDATYTPFVDTGLFSIYFGTEKKQLNRSISLVKKELRKLQESPLGTLQLHTAKEQLMGQLAMSEESNMSLMLMLGKTLLDSERIDDLNEIFRQIKAVTASQLCELANEIFEDKNLSILSYIPE is encoded by the coding sequence ATGAAAGATTACGAAATTTATACTTTTCCGAATGGTATTCGGCTCATACACAAGCAAGTAGCACATACCAAAATTGCACATTGTGGTTTTGTTCTGGACATTGGCAGCCGCGACGAGAGTTTGCACCAACAAGGAATTGCACATTTTTGGGAACATATGGCCTTTAAGGGCACGAGCAAACGCAAGGCTTTTCACATTATTAACCGACTCGAATCGGTAGGCGGCGAGTTGAATGCCTACACGACCAAAGAAAAAATTTGTTTTTACGCTTCGTTTCTGGACACACATTACACCAAAGCGGCGGAATTGCTGACCGATATTACTTTCAATTCGGTTTTTCCTGCCAAAGAAATTGAAAAAGAACGTGGCGTAATTTTGGAAGAAATGTCCATGTACTACGATGCGCCCGACGATGCCATTCAAGACGAATTTGACACGTTGATTTTTGGGTCGCACCCGCTGGGCTGCAATATTTTGGGAACGACCGAAAGCGTAAAAGGTTTTCAACGCACAGATTTTCAGCAATTTATTCAAGAAAATTTGAACACAGACCGCGTGGTATTTGCGTCAGTCGGGAATTTTACGCTCGAACAAGTGCGCCGCAAAATCGAACGTTTTGTAACCGAAATTCCGCGCTATACTGCCCAAAAACCAAAACTTGCCTTTGGGCAATACAAGCCCGATCAATGGGAACGCACGCGTGCCATTACGCAAGCACATTGCATGATTGGCGGCACGGCTTTTCCCATCAACGACCCGCGCCGACTGCCGTTGTTTATGCTGATTAATATTTTGGGAGGGCCGGGCATGAACTCGCGCCTTAATCTGGCTTTGCGTGAAAAATACGGCTTCGTGTATTCGATAGATGCCACTTACACGCCTTTCGTGGATACGGGGCTGTTTAGTATTTATTTTGGAACAGAAAAAAAACAACTTAATCGTAGTATTTCGCTGGTAAAGAAGGAGTTGCGAAAATTACAAGAGTCACCGCTTGGTACGTTGCAGTTGCACACGGCCAAAGAACAACTCATGGGGCAACTGGCCATGTCGGAAGAAAGTAACATGAGTTTGATGTTGATGCTGGGCAAAACGCTGCTCGACTCGGAGCGCATCGACGATTTGAACGAAATTTTTAGGCAAATAAAAGCCGTCACCGCCTCGCAGCTTTGTGAGTTGGCCAACGAAATTTTTGAGGATAAAAACCTAAGTATTTTGAGTTATATTCCTGAATGA
- a CDS encoding glutamate--tRNA ligase family protein, producing MIINNLHSRIAPTPSGFLHIGNVFSFVLTRLLVSHFGGTLRLRIDDLDAQRMRPEYLDDIFQTLQWIDLQYDAGASGVADFLQNFSQQNRMPLYLRALEQLQQQNDLYTCTCSRSQWQGQNANGLYPQHCRNSHLPFEQPETAWRVAVPDICPIWIQEYGQNEALRVDLAQTAGDFVIRRRDNGQPAYQLACVIDDHLDEINFVVRGADLLQSTACQLFLAEKLQLSDRAACVYLHHGLVKDEHLQKMSKSHKSLSIKQMREQGFTAAQLYGWVAQSLQVPQAERVRSGADLLEAFGQIQIPYNTWHY from the coding sequence TTGATAATCAATAATTTACATTCGCGTATTGCGCCCACGCCCAGCGGTTTTTTGCATATTGGCAATGTGTTTTCCTTTGTGCTTACGCGGCTGTTGGTGTCGCATTTTGGCGGTACGTTGCGCCTGCGTATCGACGACTTGGACGCGCAACGTATGCGCCCAGAATACCTCGACGATATTTTCCAGACCTTGCAATGGATTGATCTGCAATACGATGCGGGAGCTTCGGGCGTGGCTGATTTCCTACAAAATTTTTCGCAACAAAACCGAATGCCTTTGTACCTGCGTGCGCTTGAACAGTTGCAGCAGCAAAACGACCTTTACACCTGCACGTGTTCGCGTAGCCAGTGGCAAGGCCAAAACGCTAACGGATTGTATCCGCAACATTGCCGAAATTCACATTTGCCATTCGAGCAACCCGAAACCGCGTGGCGTGTGGCAGTGCCCGATATTTGCCCGATTTGGATACAAGAATACGGCCAAAATGAGGCTTTACGCGTGGATTTGGCGCAAACCGCAGGCGATTTTGTGATACGGCGGCGCGACAATGGCCAGCCTGCGTACCAGTTGGCTTGTGTGATAGACGACCATCTGGACGAAATTAATTTTGTGGTACGTGGTGCGGACTTGCTACAATCTACGGCTTGTCAGCTTTTTTTAGCCGAAAAATTACAGTTGTCAGACCGTGCCGCTTGTGTGTATTTGCATCACGGTTTGGTAAAGGACGAGCATTTACAAAAAATGTCGAAGTCGCATAAGTCGCTATCTATCAAACAAATGCGCGAACAAGGTTTTACAGCGGCGCAACTTTACGGCTGGGTGGCGCAGTCGCTGCAAGTGCCGCAAGCCGAGCGCGTCCGTAGCGGTGCAGACTTGTTGGAGGCTTTCGGGCAAATACAAATTCCTTACAATACGTGGCATTATTAA